The window GGCCGGGGCGGCGGCGTCCTCTGCCCAGAGCTCCTCCAGCCAGTCGCGGAGCGGCGAGCCCGGGACCGTGGCGGACGCCACCGTGGCGACTCCCAGGACAAGCGCGGCGGCGCGACGCAGCACCTGGCCGCCGTCCACGCCCACCCACCGCCGCCAGCGCCGCCGCGAGACCGCGTGGTACGCGCGCTCCAGGGCGGCGGGGCGGTCCAGGAGCCCGAGCGCGGCCGTGAACTCCGTGGAGGCGGCGCGCAGCCGGTCCGCCTCGGCGCGGCAGGCGGCGCACCCGTCCAGGTGCCGCTCCACCTCCGCGCGCTCCGCGCGGGACAGCTCGCCGTCGAGCAGCGCCTGGATGCTTCCCTCGGCCGTGTGGCTCATTCCCCTGGCTCCACCGTCTGGTACGCCTGCGTGAACCTGCGGAGGGCGCGCGCC of the Longimicrobiaceae bacterium genome contains:
- a CDS encoding zf-HC2 domain-containing protein, encoding MSHTAEGSIQALLDGELSRAERAEVERHLDGCAACRAEADRLRAASTEFTAALGLLDRPAALERAYHAVSRRRWRRWVGVDGGQVLRRAAALVLGVATVASATVPGSPLRDWLEELWAEDAAAPA